The following DNA comes from Brassica oleracea var. oleracea cultivar TO1000 chromosome C5, BOL, whole genome shotgun sequence.
AGGTCACCGGAGAGAGAGATCGGAGAGGTCGCCATGAGGAGATCGGAGAGTTCGCCGGAGAGAGGTCGGGGGAGAAGAAGATTGGCCGCAAGAGAGAGTTACGTGAGAGATGAGAGTGAGGCACAAAAGTTTTAGGATTATGTGTAGCAGGGTCATTTTTGTCATTAACCATTTTTGACTGAATCAGCTGCAGCTGGATGCATGGTGAAGACTCAGCCAGGTTTTTTTTTAAAGTTCAGCTGAGTTTTCGAAACTCCCCCAGCTGATCCATCTGGATGTACCGATAATTCACACTAAACGAACACCAAAATTCACCTTTACCCAGATGGATCAGTTGACTGACCAAACGAACATGGCCTATATGTAAATTCAAACGAGTTGAATACATTGAAGTAGTTGAAAATGTAAACAAACACTGTCATATTTTGATAGAGTTCATGTGTTTCATTTTTATTGGTTTTCCAAATTTGATGAGGGTCTTCACGCGTTGGTGTTACTTATATATTATGTCGCTAACACTTAAAATAGTAGTATAAATATTGTTTATATACAATACTAATTAGAAAAGTATAGTAATTTACGTGACATATTCAGTGGAATAATGAAATCATAATTTTTTCATTCCTCTAGCAATCAAGAAAAGAGGTCAACTGTGGCATAGAACATCTGCCGTCAATGTGTCCTCCGTGAGGCCACCAAAAATTCCTCTCTTCATGCGCACCAAGGTCACACACACAGACTTCATTAAATATTTATAATCATGGAGTGGATTGCTATTAACCAAGACTAGAAGAAAGAGACCCATCAGCCACGACCAGATCCAGCCGCGGCCACGACCAAGAGGAGAGAGAGTCGGTCGGTTTAGACCGACTTAGGATTAGGATGTTTTCCTTTTCTTGTTATCTTTAGTTTTCATATTTCCTTTTGGATTAGGTTTTGTACTCTTTCCATTTTTCTCTTCCTTGTAACCCTTATATAAAGAGAACTTATTATTCAGAAATAAACACACAGTTTCTCCATTCTTTTACACTACGTTATCAGCACGATAGCCTCCAAAACCCTGAGACCAAAATCGAAACCTAAAAGCTTAAAACCGGCGACTCTAAAACCCTAAGAACGTTCTTCGTTTGTTCTAAACTCAGACGATCCATCTAAACCCCTAGACGTCCTCTGTCCGTTCGGATTCGACGTCTCCAGCTCATGCTCCAACTCAGACGAAACCCGATTAGCACACGGCCCGCGTCCAAGAGACCTTGCACCCGAGACAAGCCGACAGCTCGCGACCATCCCGGTTCCGCGACCCGATAGGAGCCTGCAAGCGTCCGATCTTCCCGTCTTGAAGCTCCGTCCGTTCTCGCCCTTTTCTTTGGTGGTCCGGTTCTAAACCTCTACAAAGCAAAGGTATAACTAGATCTGAGAACCTAGAAAGATCAAAACCCAAATCCATTATTATGGAAACTTTGTTCTTGATGAAACCCTAGAAATTACATAATTAAAATATACAAATCTTATAACTAGTAACCAGAATCGATTCCATTAGAACATAATTGATTGATTATTCGTTTCTGATCTGAATTTAAGAAACCCTAATTTTGGAATCGAAAACCCTAAACCTAAAGCTTGAATTGGATTTTTATTTGTTCTTGCTTGATTGATTGATTTGAGAAATCTGAGGTTTAGGATTGTTAAATTGATTAAAGTAATCTATCTAGAACTTAAATCCTAAAGGCCTTGAAACCTTGATCTTAAAATCGACTTCTACTAGTGTTTAATCAAAACCCTAGAATTAGATAAGGTTGCTTGCATTGACATATGAATCTGAATATGGATTGCATTCATACTGTTTTAAAAGGATCGACCAGCATATAGTTTATAAAAAGTTGAAACCGTTTGCATTAGTATAACTACATGACCGTGTGGCTTGATGATTGATTAGCACCATGGTCAATTAGATTGCTTGATTTTCATAAATGCGTAAGACAGGTTTGTGGCCGAGCTTGGTAATTACCCTGCGGCCACATGATCACATTATGAACCTAAATTGTGAATGATAATGTGATTCAGATGTCGAAAATCTCAAACAGAGACTATGCAACCCTTAATCTCTCCGGAGATAACTACTTGCAGTGAGCGCTAAATACAAAGATCAGTCTAAGGTCAAAGGGACTTGGTGATACAATCATCAAGGGTAACAATGAGACCGGTAAGAATCGGTACAGGGCTATAAGTATTATATGCCATCATCTCATTGAAGGTCTAAAAGATCAGTACATTACGATGGAAATCCTCTAGAGCTTTGGGATGCTTTACAACATAGATATGATCACCAGAAAATGGTGTTACTCCCAAAGGCTAGAAATGACTGGAAGAATCTAAGATTCATGGATTATAAGTCAGTGGATGAGTACAATTCAGTCTTATTTAAGACGGTCTCAATGCTGAGATTTTGTGGTGAAGTTGTAACCGAAGATGAGTTACTTGAGAAAACATTCTCTACATTTCATTCATCAAACATAATACTGCAGCAGCAGTACCAAATGAAAGGCTTCGCCACATACACTGATCTGATCTCGTGCCTGCTACTGGCCGAGGCAAACAATGAGCTCCTGATGAAGAACAGTGAAGCTAGACCTGTTGGAACAGCAGCATTACCAGAGGCCAATGAGGTTGAAAAGAAAGATCCCAACGAGTGCAATTATATCCAGAATGATAAGAGATCACACGGCAAAGACCGAGGTGGATACAGAAACCGTGATCGTGACAATTACTCGAACAGCCGAGACAAATACTTGGCCGGCCGGAAAGGAAACCACAATAACCGAGGTCGTGGTTCCAGCTATGGCCGTGGCCGAGGCAGTTATGGGCCGAGGTCGAGGCGGTATATCCAAACCGTCTTACTCGACCAAATCCGTTTGTCACAGATGTGGGATGGACAACCATTGGGCCAAGAATTGTAGAACCCCTAAGCACTTGTGTGAGCTCTACCAAGAAAGTCTTAAGAATAAGAACCCGAAGGCTCACATGGTTCACGATTCCAGATATGAGGCTGATGATGATTCCGACATTGCTAAAGATGACCAAATGGATTTTGAGACTTCTGATTGTCTCAAAGACTAAAATTTTTGATACGACTTGTTTTATTACTTTATGATTGCTTTATGATTGCTTTGGTGTTTTTAATTTTATTGTTGGTGTTCTGAAACTTTAATAAAGAAAGTTTTAAAGTTTTATAAAGTCTCTAAGATTAGAAATCCTATTACTTATAGAAATGAAAGATGATATGAGCATACTCGTGTTGGATAGTGGCACAAGTCACACAATACTTAGAGACAAAAGATATTTCGTAAATCTCACGATGCAAAGTGCAAACGTACACACCATTGCAGGTGTAGCCGGTCTGATTGAAGGTCACAGCCAGACATATGTACTGATGCCTAATGGCACTCATCTAGAGATCAAAAATGCCTTGTATTCCCCAAGCTCTAAAAGAAGCTTATTGAGTTTCAAAGACATAAGGTTAAATGGTTTCCATCTTGAAATCATCTTGAAACATGGGAAGAAGGAAATGAAGAATTCCTTAATATAATTTCGTTCACCAAAGGCAACATAAAGATCCTAGAAACCATACCTGCAATGACTACTGGTCTATACTATGCCAAGGCCAGATACGCAGACTCACAGTTTGATGAGTCCACATATTTGACCTTAGGGGGAGATAACGGCCAGTTGAGCAATGAAATAGAATGGTCTCGACCATCAATATCTTGGCAAGATCCTCGGACTAAAGAATGTGATATGGAAGTCCAAAAGATTATACATCTTCAAAACCTAGCTAATCAACTGCCAAATTCATTTGCTGACCCAAATAGAGTGACAAAGTCATACATACCGGCTTGTAATGCACCAATAAGAATAGNNNNNNNNNNNNNNNNNNNNNACAACGTCTCAAACGTGGTAGACCTATTGGTTCCAAAGATAAACAGCCTCAGAAGTCCAAGAGAGGTGCTGGATCCGAGAGCATCAAGGAAACTGTCCAGAACATTGATGGACCGGCCGAGCCGACCAGAACGATCGAGCCAAGTGAGCCGGCCACACCAAATGATCAGACCGTTCCAAATGATGGGGTTCGGGACGCCGAATTTCATGGGACACNNNNNNNNNNNNNNNNNNNNNNNNNNNNNNNNNNNNNNNNNNNNNNNNNNNNNNNNNNNNNNNNNNNNNNNNNNNNNNNNNNNNNNNNNNNNNNNNNNNNNNNNNNNNNNNNNNNNNNNNNNNNNNNNNNNNNNNNNNNNNNNNNNNNNAAGCTATAAACGTGGAGTTAGAATCATTAAAGAAAAGAGGCGTTTTTGGCCCTATAACCGTGACACCTAGAGATGTCAAACCAGTGGGATACAAATGGGTCTTTGTGAGAAAGAGAAATGAGAAAGGAGAAGTAGTGAGATACAAAGCACGGCTTGTAGCACAAGGATTCTCACTGAGACCAAGAATAGATTATGAGGAGACTTACTTCCCTGTGGTGGATGCAACTACATTGCAGATTAATCAGTCTGGCCGTGAAAGAGAAACTTGATCTGCACCTAATGGATGTAGTAACTGCATACATGTACGGTACACTGGATAATGAAATTCATATGAGAGTTTCAGAGGGTATTGAGCTCAAATATAAGAAAGGTTCTCGAGAACAGCATTGTATTAAGCTGAATAAATCCTTATATGGTTTAAAACAATCAGGTCGAATGTGGTACAACAAATTATCAGAGTACCTAATGAAAGAGGGTTATAAGAACGATCCAATAAGTCCATGTATTTTTATAAATAAATTCGACAGCAAGGGCTTCGTGATCATGTCGGTTTATGTGGACGACCTGAATATAATTGGAACCCCTGGAGAGATTTCCCAAACAGTCGAATGTCTAAAGAAAGAATTCGAAATGAAAGACTTAGGAAAAACTAAGTTCTGTTTAGGACTGCAATTTGAGTATATAGACAATGGAATCCTTGTGCATCAAAAGACATATACAGAAAAGATACTCAAGCAGTTTAATATGGACAAGGCTCATCCCTTGTCGAGTCCTATGGTCGTGAGATCCTTAGACTTAGAGAAGGACCCATTCGGACCAAAGAAGCCAGACGAGGAGACACTCGGACCGGAAGTGTCTTACCTAAGTGCCATTGGAGCCTTAATGTACTTGGCTAGTCATACTAGACCAGACATCAGTTTTGTCGTGAGTTTACTGTCTAGATTCAGTTCATGTCCGACACTTAGGCACTGGAACGGAATAAAACATCTGTTCAGATATCTGCAAGGAACAAAGGACCTCGGATTGTTCTATATGAGCCGACCAGGAGATAGCTTGGTCGGATATGCAGATGCTGGGTACTTATCTGACCCACACAATGCTAGATCTCAGACAGGATATGTGTTTATGCACAGTGGGGCTGCAGTATGTTGGCGGTCCACAAAACAATCCTTAGTGACCACATCCTCTAATCATGCCGAGATCATAGCCATGTTTGAAGCAAGCCGAGAGCTTGTGTGGTTGAGGAACATGACCGACCATATCCTAAAGGAGAGTGGCCTGGCCGTGGGAAAGGAAAAAGAAGAGCCAACGATCATCTATGAGGATAATGCAGCTTGTATAGCTCAGCTCAAAGATGGATATATTAAGGGAGATAGAACAAAGCACATCTTGCCCAAATTCTTCTTCACCCACGACCTGCAGAAGGCTAAAGAAGTTCAAGTGGTTCAAGTTTGGTCCAGTGACAATTCAGCCGATCTTTTCACCAAGTCTCTGCCAACCTCAACGTTCAAGAAGCTGGTTCATCAGATAGGAATGCACCAGCTGAAGGATCTTCAGTGATGCCTTCATCAGGGGGAGTGTCATGTGTTGTACTCTTTTTCATGCCTACGGTTTCCATTTTTCCCACATTGGGTTTTTGGTTTTCCTAAAGAGGTTTTAATAAGGCAACGTCGTGCATGATACAAACTCATATGGTTATAGCATCTAAGGGGGAGTGTTATAAATCATGGAGTGGATTGCTATTAACCAAGACCAGAAGAAGGAGGCCCATCAGCCACGACAAGGCCCAGCCGCGGCCGCGACCAAGAGGAGAGAGAGTCGGTCGGTTTAGACCGACTTAGGATTAGGACGTTTTTCTTTTCTTGTTATCTTTAGTTTTCCTATTTTTTTTTGAGTTAAGTTTTGTACTCTTTCCATTTTTCTATTCCTTGTAATTCCTATATAAAAAGAACTTATTATTCAGAAATAAACACACAGTTTCCCTGTTCTTTTATTACTAATTAATATTCCTACCAAATTATTTTGTTGTATAGTAAAGGAATCATCACATGTCATGTAATTAAATCTGTTTCGGTTATGATGAAACAACTTATAGAAAACGGGTAGACAACGTGGTTTTAAGTGAACAAATATCTTTCTCAGGAAAAGTTGGCTGCGTAATCTACGCATTCATCTATAACCCCATCTTTGTATATGCCAAGGGTTATGACTTTAGAAACGCATGCATGCCTAAAATTCAGTTTTAAGAAAATCGGTAGATGTCATTAGACCGGCTCAAGGCTTACTTAATTGGCCTAATAAAACCAAATTTCTTGCCAAATTATCTGTTCCTTTTAATTTTAACTTCCGTTAGCTGGTTTCTAATGTACATTCTTGTTCAAATTCTAGAACTTTACATTAAACTGAGAGAAATCTTATGTATCCAATACGAAGATTATGAATCCACAATTGTTAGTTGTCGTGGATTAGAATTATAATAGAAATTGAGTATTTGAAGGGAGATAACACACATTCCAAACCATATATTGTCCTTTTGGGCATGGGGACATTATCCAACACACAACTAGTTCAGTGCATGTCAATATTTGCGTCCTTTTGGCTTTTATCACAATCAAATTAAATAACGAATGAGTTTTCTTGGTGTTATCTTCCAGTCAATTAGTTTTGTTTTATTAGTTCTGTTAATATCCTTTTATCGTCGCACCATTTTGACCTAATGACGCCAAAAGATAATTAAGTGCGTGTCCACATCCACAAAAAGACGCATGAGAGACCTTCCTCGTTGCTTCCTTCGAAGCTTTCTCTTTCACAATTATTTTTTTTTGTTATTGTTTGCGTCCACGGTTACATATAATAAACGTTATATGTTTCACTACCAAATGCAAACGTTGTTAAAAATCATAATAATTTTCAAAACCTAAGTCGGGAAACTTGATTCATACTTATCCGGGGACATCAAACTCCCTAAATAAATTGTCTAACGTACTTAACCAGTAATCACTTTAAAATTATAATGCATGTTAGATTTAGAACTATATGTACAACAGTGATACATTGTTAAGGGGGTATTAGTAAAAAACTTTTCTGTATAATATTTAACTTGTTCTAAATATGCGATAAACTCAACTTGTTAGTCAGTCAAACTAATAACAAGCAGAGCTGTATATACATACACAAATTTCACAGCTAATCCGCAGAGGTATGAGCTAAATAGACAGTTTTATTTTCTGTCAACATATCATAATTTTTTTTGTTTGATAACTTACATATGCTGAACTTCAAATAATATAAACATGTTTAACGAATATTATAAGATCCGAAAAGCACTTTTTTTATTTCAGTTATATTAAAAACAAGTGGATATACAGTTCGTTTACTATATAATTTATCTCCTACGTAAAACAAAACAGAATTTTAATATCTTCACCTATTATTGTTTTTAGAATGTTTTATCTTATAAACTCAACTCCTTCACATAATTAGACAGCAGTAAAGCTATACATACACAAATTCGCAGCTTATCCACTCAATGTTATGAGCCAAATGGTGAAATGGGCAGATTTCAACAAATCCAGAACACCTCGTATTATATAAACAACGTTTTAATATAATAAGATCCCAAAAGCACTTTATTATAACATAGCCAAACGTTACATCAGACACAACGGCGCAAGTCAATATGGGTTTCCCCATGCTTGTACGCACTAAAACCCCAAACAAAGGCACGAACTTAAAGCTAATAATAAAAAAAAAAAAAAAAAAACAAGAGAAGAAAAGCGACGACCAAAACGCGACCTTTAAGCGTTAGCCCACACCGCGTCTCAACCGCACAAATCCTTTCAACCCATAAAACAACAAACCAACCACACACCGACACGTAAGCAACAGCCTTTATTTAGTTATTAATCTGACGTGGCTGCAGCAATAACCTTTACCAAATCCTCAAATCGCAAGAACCAGACCCGGGACGGATTTTCCAGCCCGACCCGAGAATTTGCTTTCCCACACGGAGGGGCAATGCGACGCCCTGATCTCCGCAGAGCGCCCGGAGACGACGCTACCGATCCGCGTAACCGTGAGCGAGGTGTTCGAGTACTCCCTCACCTGAGTGATTACCCCATGCGACACGGTCCAGGCGTGGATCCAGGAGACGGAGCTGGCGGCGTCGCAGCCCTCGGCAATGACGGTGGATCCGAAGGAGACGACGGAGAGAGGCGAGAATTCAAACGGCGGAGAGACGCCGGTGAGCGTGCGCATCAAAAACTGGTGCGGCGGAGGGCCGTGGAACCAGTAGTCGAGGTCCGGGGTTAGGGTCCGGTGAACGGAGTCGACGTCGCGAGATCTCAGGGCGTCATACAGCTTCAGAACCACGTCTCGGTTCTTGGTCTCAGAATCCGCCAGAGTATCCAGTTCTTGAAAGAGTTTTCGGGATTAAAAAATTGGATTAATTAAGAGACGAACAACGTAGATAAGCTTATTCAAATTGTTTGTGATGAATCTGGGATTTATATAGCCGTAGGCTATGGGGGCTGGGATTTGATTCTCTGCATCCCATCCTATTTTTAAAGTTTTCGGATATTTAGCACGTGTCGTCATATGATTGGGTTAGTGTGGTTTGTGGGGTCCGGCGATAAAGTTCCTTAAAAGTCGAGTCAGCTAATGTTTGATCTTACCGTGTAATTAGGTGAATAGGTTAATTGAAATTGCTAGCGGTAAATATCTTGACTTTGGTTGATTTAAGAAGGAAATGTTTTTCAAACCCAAATTAGAAAGCAGAATAGGAATTAATTAAATTGTTGATAGTAACGCATGCATACACATAGTTTTGGGTGAGTTTTCACGGATAATTATTCATTAACCGAAATGATTAATATGCAGTAAATGATTGGTAGAGTAATTAAGAAACCTGTTCAACTTGTGTGTTGGCCCCGCCATCAATAATAGAAGTTTCAACGGCAGTATAATGCACAATCACCATTACACATGTCATGCAAAGTGTTCATGTAAAGCAGAGTGGCCATCTGTGACCATGACACGTCCGGTTACTCATTGTAATACATTTATACGTTAAAAAATGTTCAAATGGTTCTCAAACATTTATTATGGCCTCAAATCAACTACGGGAAGCCCTACATCAATAAACTATTCGAGTTTAAAAGGAAAACAAATGCAAGCTTTGAAATATATTATAAATCTTGAATTAGACAACAAGTTGATTACAAAAGGAAGTACAAAAATTTGATTACACAAACAAATAATTAATTATACGTTAGTGGAATTCTGAAGTGGTTCTCAACGAAAACAACTCTTCTGACAGCGACGCCTAATTACTATATTAGTGAACTTAGTCTAAAATGACAATTTATGACATTATATAGCTTTATATTATTTGTTAAAGTAAATGAAATCTTTTTTTAAAGCAGATGGAGAACACCATTACCGATCTTATAAGATATTTTGTAAATGTTGTTGGATAGTGAGATCAACAATGTATTCCATTAAGCCTGAGAATAAACCTGGACCAGACTAGCAAACGTGCCGAAATTATTCTAGTTTGATTTTATTCGATTCTGTTACGTTTTGATTAGTATACACTTTATACACAGCAAAGGAAAACATTATATAATTAATCTAAATTTTTTTTTTAACAATTATTTGGGTTTTTCAGTTTTGTTATGTGTCAGTTCTTGTGTAATGGGAATCCACTTTCACTTTCAATCTCCCTATCTGCTATATCGAATAACCCAAATGGCCTAACATCAAAGCCTTATACCAAACAGGACAAATATCTTGGGTTAAAATAAGATTTAACCGGAATTTTCACCGGAACAGGCAAGTAAAAAAGCAAAGCTAGCAAGCAAAGGCTTAAGAACTCGAGTCTTACAGAAATGTGGCCGTAGCTGACAAATTTACATTACAAGAAAGTTTTAAACCGGAAACAGATATGGATACTATCACAATTCAAAAGACAAAACCGGTTTTCATCAAACGTTGTTACAACTTACAGCGAATCAATCAAAGAGAATAGTACTCAAATGTAAGGAGAACTACCAGCGGATGCAGGACTCCATGGTTGTTCAAATCAAGCTTCTCTGCGTATAGACAAAGGAGAAGGCGGAGTCAGAACAACCTCGCTGTTCCCTTCACCATTCCCTCTAGGCGTCTGCACATTCGGACTATGCACCTCTTTCCAAAACCTACTCGGAGTGTTGGCTCCGCTCACGTTCCTCGGCGAGCTCCCAATACCAACCTTAGGATCAAACACACCGTCTTCACGAGGCAGAGGAGACACCAAACTCTTCTCTTGCTGCACTCTCTGACAGAACTTATCCTCCACAATCTCATAAGAGTCCGCAGTCCTAACTTCCTGCGCCAAGGAGCACCAGCAACAGAACAGCCAAAGAGTACAATCAGCAACGGCAGCGTTACCGAAGCAGAACTTATAACTCGGCAGCTTGAATCTCTTCCTCATCTGGATCCTCCAGAATCCACCGTAGAGCAAACCAAACACACAGAGAAGGATTCCGGATACTCCAAGCGCCTCCCTAACCGTCTCGTCATCGATGTTAACCGCAGCTAAGGTGAATATAAAGAAAGGCGCTAAGCAAAAGAGAATAAACGTGGCAATGTGAACATACATGTTCCCAAACCCAACTCTCTCCATGTTCCATCCAAACACACAAAAAGTACAAAACAGAGAAAGATAAGCTAACGAGATATCATCCCAAATATCCAAAACTCCACCGCTCCACTGAGGATCACTCACAGGAACCATCCCATTTGAAGCAAACGAGTACCTCCTCTCTAAACTAACTCTGCTATTCACAGACCCTTGGAGTTGATTCTCCTCATCATCATCGTAATCTCTCCCAAGGGGACTAAGCATAGTGTACAACGCCGCGGCAGCAGGAGCACCAATAGCAGCGGAGATACACACAGCGACACCAATAGGCGGCCTCTCAGACCTTCTGTAACCAACGTTAAGACCACAAAGCGCGTACTGAGCGAAACAATTCAAATGAAGCAAAAGCACAACGACCATCACATGCATCCACTCGTGAGGCTTATAACTCCCGTTCTTGCAATAAACCTTCCTAAGCTTAGCCACGTCATCACGCCCCCACCTGCAGAGAAGCACCAAGTGGTAAAACCGCTTCGGATGCTGGTAGAGACACATCAGCGTGAACAGACCGTTGAGGATCTGGTTGTTGACTTCGAACCACGCGTCTCTCTCTGACTTCTTGGGGAGAGCGTGGTTCAGCATCCCGGTCATGACCATGAAGAGGATGGCTCCGGAGACGGCGACGGCGAGGATCCAGAGGAAGAGGGCCATGTTGATAGGGTTTCTGATCCATTCTTTCCCCATGTTGGCTAGAGATGTCCAGTCGATTTTCCGGTGGAGCACGCCGCTGATCCGTTCCCGGATGCTCGAGGTTTTGACCGAGCGGGAGACCTCGTCTCTCTGCTCGGCCATTTTCATGAATTTAGCTGACGGGGAAGGGAGGACCGTGGTGACTGAGGAGGACCAGCTTTTCAGTTTGTTGCCGTCGGAGGAGATGAGTGTTCTTCGGGAGGAGAAGGAGGATGAGACATCGAGAGGGCAGAGAGCGTTGCTTTTTTTGAGAGAGGTGATCTCGGGGTTCGATCCCATGTTCTGGATCTCAAAGATGGAAACTAAACTCAAAGGTTAAACATTGGTTTTGGGGAAGAATATAAAAACCCTAGAAAGATGAGATTTTTATTCGACTTGATGGTGAAGCTTCTCTCTCAGCACACAGAAACCAACAAAGTCTGGAGCTTTGGATGGAAAGGAGAGTAAGGAATCAAAACCCTGATTGGGAAACTCGTCAGATCGAATTTTAAAATGGTTTAAAAATTTCGAATCAGATGCAATTACCCAGAAAAGGGGAGAAAAAGAGGAAGGGAGGCTGCTGTCTTGCTGAGATGATGAAATTTCAAAAAGGAAGAAAAAATAAGCGCGTAAATCATAAAAAGGTGAGGAATTGAATGAAGATGAGATTAGTCGTTGAGGAGGAGGAAGAAGAAGAGGTCTCAGATTCTTTTTCTTTGGTAGCAGTTAACTTTAGCGCTGATTAGCCCGCCAGTGTGGACGTCATTTACATTTTTTTAATGAATAATAAACAAAACTTAATAACGTTTCGAGTTTGTTATACTTTACTGGATACACACACATTCTACACTACGTTTTTCACATTGATAATTTACAAATACGGTACTTAATTAAAAGTCTGCCCATCTTCCGAAGCTCTGAACTGATTAAGTTTATAAATGATCTCGACTACACCGAGATTCTCGTGTAATAATGTTTTACTATTGTATAATGTCAGAATCGAAAACAATTGATAAATAAATATTTTATGGTGTTATAGATGCAGAGTTTTTTTTTGTCACGGTTTGTTACGAGTTTGTAATCTGGTATAAATATTCTTATAATCATGATTTTATTAAAGGTCCAAATGCGCTATAGAAGAATTTAGCAACGACAAGGAAAATAAATAAATAAGCATTAAAATAAAAAATAAATAAGCATTGACATATACAATCTCCTTCGTCTCCACTGTGAGAAATGGCCAAGTGCAATCAGCGCAAAGAGCTTCTCGCGGTTGCGGATTAAATATCTGGAGATATCTCTTGGTGTATCACATGCAAGATGGCTTCGGTTCGCAACGCATTTCCAGCCTCCACCATGCTAATACTTGAGAATGATTGATCTACAGTGTTTAAAGTTCAAACTAAGATGAAGTCGTTTACTAAATACTAATATTAATCTATAAGAAAATAATTGTTATTGAGCGAGTGTTGAAATGGGTTATATGCTGCTTAACTATTAGATTTA
Coding sequences within:
- the LOC106343776 gene encoding wound-induced protein 1, whose translation is MRTLTGVSPPFEFSPLSVVSFGSTVIAEGCDAASSVSWIHAWTVSHGVITQVREYSNTSLTVTRIGSVVSGRSAEIRASHCPSVWESKFSGRAGKSVPGLVLAI
- the LOC106295673 gene encoding uncharacterized protein LOC106295673, producing the protein MGSNPEITSLKKSNALCPLDVSSSFSSRRTLISSDGNKLKSWSSSVTTVLPSPSAKFMKMAEQRDEVSRSVKTSSIRERISGVLHRKIDWTSLANMGKEWIRNPINMALFLWILAVAVSGAILFMVMTGMLNHALPKKSERDAWFEVNNQILNGLFTLMCLYQHPKRFYHLVLLCRWGRDDVAKLRKVYCKNGSYKPHEWMHVMVVVLLLHLNCFAQYALCGLNVGYRRSERPPIGVAVCISAAIGAPAAAALYTMLSPLGRDYDDDEENQLQGSVNSRVSLERRYSFASNGMVPVSDPQWSGGVLDIWDDISLAYLSLFCTFCVFGWNMERVGFGNMYVHIATFILFCLAPFFIFTLAAVNIDDETVREALGVSGILLCVFGLLYGGFWRIQMRKRFKLPSYKFCFGNAAVADCTLWLFCCWCSLAQEVRTADSYEIVEDKFCQRVQQEKSLVSPLPREDGVFDPKVGIGSSPRNVSGANTPSRFWKEVHSPNVQTPRGNGEGNSEVVLTPPSPLSIRREA